A single Pantoea rwandensis DNA region contains:
- the dtd gene encoding D-aminoacyl-tRNA deacylase — translation MIALIQRVSRASVVVDDATVGEIGAGLLVLLGVEKGDDEQKAQRLSERVLGYRIFGDENDKMNLNVQQAGGSVLVVSQFTLAADTNKGMRPSFSGGAEPAEAERLYYHFSECCRAQGVTTANGRFAANMQVSLVNDGPVTFWLQV, via the coding sequence ATGATTGCTTTGATTCAGCGCGTCAGTCGCGCCAGCGTCGTGGTGGATGACGCGACGGTGGGTGAGATTGGCGCCGGTTTGCTGGTGTTGTTAGGGGTGGAGAAGGGCGATGACGAACAAAAGGCCCAGCGGTTGTCTGAACGTGTGCTGGGTTATCGCATCTTCGGTGATGAGAACGACAAAATGAACCTGAATGTACAGCAGGCCGGTGGCAGCGTGCTGGTGGTTTCGCAATTCACTCTTGCCGCCGACACCAACAAAGGCATGCGTCCCTCATTCTCAGGTGGTGCCGAACCGGCGGAAGCCGAACGTCTCTATTACCATTTCAGCGAGTGTTGCCGGGCACAGGGTGTGACCACGGCGAACGGTCGTTTTGCTGCCAACATGCAGGTTTCACTGGTGAATGATGGTCCAGTGACCTTCTGGTTGCAGGTGTGA
- the fabY gene encoding fatty acid biosynthesis protein FabY: protein MYHLRVPQTAEELDTYYQFRWEMLRKPLRQPQGSERDAWDALAHHQMVVDEQGDPVAVGRLYINAENEAAIRFLAVHPSVQGKGLGTLVAMTLESVARQEGAKRVTCSAREDAVEFFAKLGYVNQGEITAPQTTPVRHFLMIKPVVTLDDILHRADWCGQLQQAWYEHIPLSEKMGVRILQYTGQKFVTTMPETGNQNPHHTLFAGSLFSLATLTGWGLIWLLLRERHLGGTIILADAHIRYSKPISGRPGAIADLGSLSGDLDRLARGRKARVQMEVELFGDDELGAVFEGVYIVLPADADGALEEGGSGARIN, encoded by the coding sequence ATGTATCATCTTCGTGTGCCGCAAACGGCGGAAGAACTGGATACTTATTATCAGTTCCGCTGGGAAATGTTACGTAAGCCACTGCGTCAGCCGCAGGGCTCTGAGCGTGATGCCTGGGATGCGCTGGCGCATCATCAGATGGTGGTCGATGAGCAGGGCGATCCTGTTGCGGTTGGCCGTCTCTATATCAATGCGGAAAACGAAGCGGCCATCCGCTTCCTGGCCGTACACCCTTCAGTGCAGGGCAAAGGATTAGGGACGCTGGTGGCGATGACGCTGGAATCCGTTGCGCGTCAGGAAGGGGCGAAGCGTGTGACCTGTAGCGCGCGTGAAGACGCCGTGGAGTTCTTCGCCAAGCTGGGCTATGTCAATCAGGGTGAAATCACCGCGCCACAAACCACGCCGGTGCGCCATTTCCTGATGATCAAACCGGTGGTGACACTGGATGATATCCTGCACCGCGCTGACTGGTGTGGTCAGTTGCAGCAGGCCTGGTACGAGCATATTCCGCTCAGTGAGAAAATGGGCGTGCGCATTCTGCAATATACCGGGCAGAAGTTCGTTACTACCATGCCAGAAACCGGCAACCAGAACCCGCACCACACGTTATTCGCTGGCAGCTTGTTCTCACTGGCTACGCTCACAGGCTGGGGGCTGATTTGGCTATTACTGCGCGAGCGGCATCTCGGCGGCACTATCATCCTTGCCGATGCTCATATTCGTTACAGTAAGCCCATTAGTGGACGTCCGGGTGCGATTGCCGACCTGGGATCACTGAGTGGCGACCTTGACCGTCTGGCGCGTGGTCGTAAAGCGCGCGTGCAGATGGAAGTGGAACTGTTTGGTGATGATGAGCTGGGTGCGGTGTTTGAAGGGGTTTATATCGTACTGCCAGCCGATGCAGATGGTGCATTAGAAGAGGGTGGCTCGGGTGCACGCATTAATTAA